The Candidatus Koribacter versatilis Ellin345 genome has a segment encoding these proteins:
- the era gene encoding GTPase Era — protein sequence MPFRSGFVSIIGRPNAGKSTLLNALVGEKIAIVTHKPQTTRNRIQGIVTVPKKGQIVLVDTPGVHKPDKTLNKRMMQEVYDALEGCDLLLYIHDVTHKFEKEDEYTLSLVKKTGQPVMLLLNKIDLIAKPKLLEIITQFSTLHDFKEIIPISAAKGSGLDILRKKVLQSLPVGPHYFPDDQITDQPERFLAAEIIREQVLVCAHQEVPYATTVMVEQWEEKRSLTKIAAAIFVERDGQKAIIIGRGGESLKRIGTNARRELEKILNTKVFLELFVKVQAGWRDSRHFVDQLDWHRQLEELSTSLIPDRDAINPKGHVPGGRRKH from the coding sequence ATGCCCTTCCGCTCGGGATTTGTCTCCATTATCGGCCGACCGAACGCAGGCAAGAGCACGCTGCTGAATGCGCTCGTGGGCGAGAAGATCGCCATCGTTACCCACAAGCCGCAGACCACGCGCAATCGCATCCAGGGCATCGTTACGGTGCCAAAGAAAGGGCAGATCGTTCTCGTCGATACGCCTGGTGTTCACAAGCCAGACAAGACGCTGAACAAGCGCATGATGCAGGAAGTTTATGACGCCCTCGAAGGCTGCGACCTGCTGCTCTACATCCACGACGTAACCCACAAGTTCGAGAAGGAAGACGAGTACACGCTGTCGCTGGTGAAGAAGACTGGCCAGCCGGTGATGCTGCTGCTGAACAAGATCGATCTCATCGCCAAGCCGAAGCTGCTGGAGATCATCACGCAGTTCTCGACGCTGCACGACTTCAAAGAGATCATTCCGATCTCCGCGGCGAAGGGCAGTGGTCTCGACATCCTGCGCAAGAAAGTCCTGCAGAGCCTTCCCGTCGGCCCGCACTATTTTCCGGACGACCAGATCACCGATCAGCCGGAGCGCTTCCTGGCGGCGGAGATCATCCGCGAACAAGTGCTGGTCTGCGCGCACCAGGAAGTTCCCTATGCGACGACGGTGATGGTGGAGCAGTGGGAAGAGAAGCGGAGCCTCACCAAGATTGCAGCGGCCATTTTCGTCGAGCGCGACGGGCAGAAGGCAATCATCATCGGGCGCGGCGGCGAGTCCTTGAAACGCATTGGAACGAATGCGCGGCGCGAGTTGGAGAAGATCCTGAACACGAAGGTTTTCCTCGAACTCTTCGTGAAGGTCCAAGCGGGCTGGCGCGACTCTCGGCACTTCGTGGACCAACTCGATTGGCACCGGCAACTCGAAGAGCTGAGCACCAGCTTGATCCCAGATCGTGACGCGATAAACCCTAAAGGTCATGTACCAGGTGGCCGACGCAAGCACTAG
- a CDS encoding hemolysin family protein, which translates to MITFWHVVILLLLMALLTLVSYVDRVFKEAGKFLSREFQENIDYFESNIEPKLGRNPQRAALAMAVLPQMLLGTIAFLMAYTVFSHPWSGLELLQAALVLVFVIVICSRLVPYLLFARTRGEWAKNFVWLFRLMIYLAIPVTIMLGFTISVAALAKENAEEEPEHPSEAVDALIEAGTEEGILEESDRHLIQSVVEFGDKTVREVMTPRPRIFAVPTDWTLEQLTDALRDQGYSRIPVFRGSIDNLVGIVFSRDLLQIADTDARTRKVGDLVREELMFVPETKRGSELLREMQRDNVRMAVVIDEYGSVAGLVTIEDLIEEIVGELRDEDETDIVKEGEHTYVVPGSMDVDRLNELFGVRVDEDHESSTVAGLVSEIAGRIPQPGEVVENLGLRFEVLASTDRRIERLRISEATQTPDQVQA; encoded by the coding sequence ATGATCACCTTCTGGCATGTGGTGATCCTGCTGCTGCTCATGGCGCTGCTGACGCTGGTGTCGTACGTTGACCGCGTCTTCAAGGAAGCGGGCAAGTTCCTCTCGCGTGAGTTCCAGGAGAACATCGACTACTTCGAGTCCAACATCGAGCCGAAGTTGGGACGCAATCCGCAGCGCGCGGCGCTGGCCATGGCCGTCTTGCCGCAAATGTTGCTGGGAACGATCGCGTTCCTCATGGCGTACACCGTGTTCTCGCATCCGTGGTCTGGACTTGAGCTCTTGCAGGCCGCGTTGGTGCTTGTGTTCGTCATCGTGATCTGCAGCCGCCTGGTGCCATACCTGCTCTTTGCGCGGACGCGCGGCGAGTGGGCGAAGAACTTTGTTTGGCTCTTCCGCCTGATGATTTATCTCGCGATTCCGGTGACGATCATGTTGGGCTTCACCATCTCCGTCGCGGCGCTGGCGAAGGAAAACGCGGAAGAAGAGCCGGAGCATCCCTCGGAAGCCGTGGATGCGCTGATTGAAGCCGGAACGGAAGAGGGCATTCTCGAAGAGAGCGATCGCCATTTGATCCAGTCGGTGGTTGAGTTTGGCGATAAGACGGTGCGCGAGGTGATGACACCGCGGCCGCGGATTTTCGCGGTGCCGACAGACTGGACCCTCGAACAATTAACCGATGCGCTGCGCGACCAAGGCTATTCGCGGATTCCAGTGTTTCGCGGTTCGATCGACAATCTTGTGGGCATCGTCTTCTCGCGCGACTTGCTGCAGATTGCCGATACCGATGCTCGTACACGAAAAGTTGGCGACCTCGTCCGCGAGGAACTGATGTTCGTTCCAGAGACGAAGCGCGGCAGTGAGCTACTGCGCGAGATGCAGCGGGACAACGTCCGCATGGCCGTGGTGATCGACGAATACGGCAGCGTCGCCGGCTTAGTCACGATTGAAGATTTGATTGAGGAGATCGTCGGCGAACTGCGCGACGAGGACGAAACCGACATTGTGAAAGAAGGCGAGCACACTTATGTTGTGCCGGGAAGCATGGATGTGGACCGTTTGAACGAACTATTTGGTGTACGTGTGGATGAAGATCATGAATCCTCGACCGTTGCGGGCCTCGTCAGCGAGATAGCGGGACGCATCCCGCAGCCTGGAGAAGTGGTGGAGAACCTCGGATTGCGATTTGAAGTGTTGGCTTCTACCGATCGCCGCATCGAACGGCTGCGCATCAGCGAGGCGACCCAAACCCCCGACCAGGTGCAAGCCTGA
- the ybeY gene encoding rRNA maturation RNase YbeY: protein MSEQSLSLFLTRARKAAGVRGQVQVLVTSSDELRGLNRRFRRKDKATDVLSFPAIVDGEAGDIAISSDIASEYAYELGHSLDEELRILILHGVLHLAGHDHERDKGEMEALESELRDKLKLPSSLIERTTKPAKKAAKRKKR, encoded by the coding sequence GTGAGCGAGCAATCGCTGTCATTGTTCCTGACCCGCGCGCGTAAGGCCGCTGGAGTGAGAGGACAAGTACAAGTCCTGGTCACTTCCAGTGACGAACTACGCGGCCTGAACCGGCGCTTCCGCCGCAAGGATAAAGCTACTGACGTCCTATCGTTTCCGGCCATTGTGGATGGCGAAGCCGGGGATATTGCCATCTCATCCGATATCGCCAGCGAATACGCCTACGAACTCGGCCATTCGCTGGATGAAGAGCTGCGCATCCTGATTCTGCATGGCGTGTTGCATCTCGCCGGCCACGATCACGAACGTGATAAGGGCGAGATGGAAGCACTCGAAAGCGAGCTGCGCGACAAGTTGAAGCTGCCCTCTTCATTAATCGAGCGCACCACGAAGCCGGCAAAGAAGGCCGCCAAGAGGAAGAAGCGATGA
- a CDS encoding PhoH family protein, with protein MKKNIEISPNIETLFGTRDENLRTLETGMKVRIDLRSDSIQIEGEQENVTRAEKVFSDFEHLQRSGHVFQNGDLGDMLRVLTHDQTATLRGLAEAGRQRSFGKRTVQPKSINQRRYLEAIEKNDMVFGIGPAGTGKTYLAVAMAISALMAKRVNRIVLARPAVEAGERLGFLPGTLQEKVDPYLRPLYDALYDMVDPEKIDRYLEKNVIEIAPIAFMRGRTLNDAFVILDEAQNTTSEQMKMFLTRLGFNSKAVITGDVTQIDLPNAARSGLVEASEILKKVEGINFTYFDDGDVVRHHLVQRIIRAYDDKKKASAEQLDLALETKPISNGNPRKEADQSQIAPVMPPLTPQGTDTISE; from the coding sequence ATGAAGAAGAACATCGAGATCAGCCCGAACATCGAAACGCTCTTTGGAACGCGTGACGAGAACCTCCGGACACTCGAGACCGGCATGAAAGTCCGTATCGATCTCCGGTCCGATTCGATTCAGATTGAGGGCGAACAGGAGAATGTGACCCGCGCCGAAAAAGTGTTCAGCGACTTCGAACACCTGCAGCGCAGCGGACACGTCTTCCAGAACGGCGACCTTGGCGACATGCTCCGCGTGCTCACGCACGACCAGACAGCTACGCTTCGTGGCCTGGCTGAAGCAGGACGCCAGCGTTCGTTCGGCAAGCGCACGGTGCAGCCGAAGAGCATCAACCAGCGGCGCTATCTCGAGGCCATTGAGAAGAACGACATGGTGTTCGGCATCGGTCCAGCCGGAACCGGCAAGACCTACCTCGCGGTCGCGATGGCGATCTCGGCGCTGATGGCGAAGCGGGTGAACCGCATTGTCCTGGCGCGTCCCGCGGTGGAAGCCGGCGAACGCCTGGGCTTCCTGCCCGGAACGTTGCAGGAGAAAGTGGATCCGTACCTTCGTCCGCTGTACGACGCGCTTTATGACATGGTCGATCCGGAGAAGATCGACCGCTATCTCGAGAAGAACGTGATCGAGATTGCACCCATCGCCTTTATGCGCGGCCGTACGCTGAACGACGCGTTCGTGATCCTCGACGAAGCGCAGAACACGACCAGCGAGCAGATGAAAATGTTCCTGACGCGTCTGGGCTTCAACTCCAAGGCGGTGATCACCGGCGACGTGACCCAGATCGACTTGCCCAACGCCGCGCGCAGTGGCTTGGTGGAGGCGAGCGAGATCCTGAAGAAGGTGGAAGGAATCAACTTCACTTACTTCGACGACGGCGACGTCGTGCGCCATCACCTGGTGCAGCGCATCATCCGCGCCTACGACGACAAGAAGAAGGCGAGCGCGGAGCAGCTTGATCTGGCGCTGGAGACGAAGCCGATTTCCAACGGAAACCCGCGGAAAGAGGCCGATCAGTCGCAAATTGCGCCGGTGATGCCGCCGCTTACGCCGCAGGGAACCGACACCATCAGCGAGTAA
- a CDS encoding RecQ family ATP-dependent DNA helicase, with protein sequence MTDSLSADINSALKHYFGYDRFRPLQERIIRSIVANKDVCVIMPTGGGKSLCYQLPAAISQKTTVVISPLIALMNDQVVQLTQMGIPAALLNSSLPYDEQKKVMRAAREGKYRLLYLSPERLVREDTVGWLRTVPLGVFAIDEAHCISEWGHEFRPEYRQLKLLRNSFPDVPIAAFTASATQRVRHDIVHQLALREPDKYIASFHRPNLRYIIRQTDPYGQRDMLLRALRSYAGHNVIVYAPTIKMVEEVADFLIDKKIPAVPYHGQMDSALRTRNQEKWMTDEVRVLVGTIAFGLGINKPAVRAVIHLAVPKSLENYYQEAGRAGRDGLPADCVMLWQPKDLGLLVYFIQQMQDTSEKKRAWERYQVISEFVKSDECRHKQICEHFGEKKSFDDCVACDICGATVGWMTAPVPEPMPGDPPIKLGLPEGKKPKKKLRAPQPSEIEHAMPLDDALLDFFRLWRRDEAKRRGVPAYVVMHDTSLEHLCRVKPKTLEQVRSISGFGDLKTADYGPGILKALAEFDAGKRALQDLAPRLEPTGPSPSHETLDLLRKGHSFAEIANIRGRQLQTVMAAVANLVETGDIEFDPKWVKEDRRLAIENACEKVGTARLKPVKDLVAAEVTLGEVHLVVAKKRWEEKRRDKE encoded by the coding sequence GTGACCGATTCCCTCAGCGCAGACATCAACTCGGCCCTCAAGCACTACTTCGGCTACGACCGCTTCCGCCCGCTGCAGGAACGGATCATCCGCAGCATCGTCGCCAATAAAGACGTCTGCGTCATTATGCCGACGGGCGGCGGAAAGTCGCTCTGCTACCAGCTTCCGGCGGCGATCTCGCAAAAGACTACGGTCGTCATCTCCCCGCTCATCGCGCTTATGAACGATCAGGTCGTCCAACTCACGCAGATGGGCATTCCCGCCGCGTTGTTGAACAGCAGCTTGCCGTATGACGAACAGAAGAAGGTGATGCGCGCCGCCCGCGAGGGCAAGTACCGCTTGTTGTATCTCTCGCCCGAGCGCCTGGTGCGCGAAGACACTGTCGGATGGCTGCGCACCGTGCCGCTCGGCGTGTTTGCTATCGACGAGGCGCACTGCATCTCCGAGTGGGGACACGAGTTTCGACCCGAGTATCGGCAACTCAAGCTACTGCGCAACAGTTTTCCCGACGTCCCCATCGCGGCCTTCACCGCCAGCGCCACGCAGCGCGTGCGTCACGACATCGTCCATCAACTTGCGCTGCGCGAGCCCGACAAATACATCGCCAGCTTCCATCGCCCCAACCTGCGCTACATCATTCGCCAGACCGACCCCTACGGCCAGCGCGACATGCTGCTCCGCGCGCTGCGCAGCTACGCCGGCCACAACGTCATCGTCTATGCGCCGACGATCAAAATGGTGGAAGAGGTCGCCGACTTTCTAATCGACAAGAAGATCCCCGCCGTCCCCTACCACGGACAGATGGATTCGGCGCTGCGCACCAGGAACCAGGAGAAGTGGATGACCGACGAGGTGCGCGTGCTCGTCGGAACCATTGCGTTCGGCTTGGGAATCAACAAGCCTGCGGTGCGCGCGGTCATTCACCTGGCAGTTCCGAAGTCGCTGGAGAACTATTACCAGGAAGCGGGCCGCGCCGGACGCGACGGCCTCCCCGCCGATTGCGTGATGCTCTGGCAGCCCAAAGACCTCGGCTTGCTCGTGTACTTCATCCAGCAAATGCAGGACACCAGCGAGAAGAAGCGAGCCTGGGAGCGCTACCAGGTCATCAGCGAATTCGTGAAGTCGGACGAGTGCCGCCACAAGCAGATCTGCGAACACTTCGGCGAGAAAAAGAGTTTCGACGACTGCGTGGCATGCGACATCTGCGGCGCAACCGTCGGCTGGATGACCGCTCCGGTCCCCGAGCCCATGCCCGGCGATCCGCCAATCAAGCTGGGACTGCCGGAAGGGAAAAAGCCGAAGAAGAAACTTCGCGCGCCGCAACCCTCGGAAATCGAGCACGCCATGCCGCTCGACGATGCGCTGCTCGACTTCTTCCGCCTGTGGCGACGCGACGAAGCCAAGCGCCGCGGTGTTCCGGCCTACGTGGTCATGCACGATACATCGCTTGAACACCTCTGCCGGGTAAAACCGAAGACGCTGGAACAAGTGCGAAGCATCTCCGGCTTCGGCGACTTAAAGACCGCCGATTACGGCCCGGGCATCCTGAAAGCCCTCGCCGAATTCGACGCCGGCAAGCGCGCCCTCCAGGATTTGGCTCCGCGCCTCGAACCGACCGGCCCCAGCCCTTCACACGAAACGCTGGACCTCCTCCGCAAAGGCCATTCCTTCGCCGAGATCGCCAACATCCGCGGCCGCCAGTTGCAAACGGTCATGGCCGCCGTAGCGAACCTAGTCGAGACCGGCGATATCGAGTTCGATCCCAAGTGGGTGAAAGAAGATCGTCGGCTCGCGATTGAAAACGCATGTGAGAAAGTCGGGACGGCGCGGCTGAAACCGGTGAAGGATTTAGTGGCGGCCGAGGTGACGCTGGGGGAAGTGCATTTGGTGGTGGCTAAGAAGAGGTGGGAAGAGAAGAGAAGAGACAAGGAGTAG
- a CDS encoding di-heme oxidoredictase family protein, with the protein MGLGLALPSGLAWAQLVDNTQATSTAKAGINKSLSLEVGAGRGDWNTPDSSVFIINRDPFRSVRRGRQLFQRKFTRLEGTGPNDSDGVGDIGLNNAIGAGLSDSCALCHGRPRGSAGVGGNVNTRPDSRDAPHLFGLGLREMLGDEITGDLRMIRTVAQLQAETYHRPITKALVSKGISFGSITANPNGSFDTSKVSGVDPDLRVKPFSAEGSDFSMRAFIVGAFRKEMGMLDAYDPDVAAASAGARVVTPSGMVLDGMKDTITPPPSPDAAHGNVDPALVDHLEFYLLNYFKPGHGEQTSQVREGRRIFNDIGCAQCHVANLTINHDRRVADLETVYDPTRGNFNSLFATATPLIKVTDDGSGQPTLKQPAGGSFVVKDLFTDFKRHDLGPMFYERNWDGTMQKTFMTRPLWGVGSTAPYGHDGRSITLDDVILRHGGESQHSRNAYARLRREDSQAIQAFLNSLVLFPPDDTASTLDPGDRTNPNFPQVGHGSIKLTVLFNDPGDPE; encoded by the coding sequence GTGGGTCTAGGACTGGCCTTACCAAGCGGACTTGCGTGGGCGCAACTTGTGGACAACACCCAGGCGACCAGCACCGCTAAGGCCGGCATTAATAAGTCTCTCTCGCTAGAAGTTGGCGCGGGACGCGGCGACTGGAATACGCCAGACTCGTCGGTCTTCATCATCAATCGCGATCCGTTCCGGTCGGTCCGGCGCGGACGTCAGCTCTTCCAGCGCAAATTCACCCGGTTGGAGGGTACCGGCCCGAACGACAGCGACGGTGTCGGCGATATCGGCCTCAATAACGCTATCGGCGCAGGACTCTCTGACAGTTGCGCGCTCTGCCATGGACGCCCGCGCGGCTCTGCCGGCGTAGGCGGCAACGTCAACACCCGTCCCGACAGCCGCGACGCTCCACACCTCTTTGGCCTCGGCCTCCGCGAGATGCTCGGCGACGAGATCACCGGCGACCTGCGGATGATCCGCACCGTGGCCCAACTCCAGGCCGAGACCTACCATCGCCCGATCACCAAGGCGCTGGTGAGCAAAGGCATCAGCTTCGGATCCATCACTGCGAATCCCAACGGCTCGTTCGATACGTCGAAGGTATCCGGTGTTGACCCGGACCTGCGCGTGAAGCCATTCTCCGCCGAAGGCAGCGATTTCTCGATGCGTGCCTTCATTGTCGGTGCGTTCCGGAAAGAAATGGGGATGCTCGATGCCTACGATCCGGACGTAGCGGCGGCCAGCGCAGGCGCCCGGGTGGTGACGCCCTCCGGCATGGTGCTCGATGGCATGAAGGACACCATCACTCCGCCTCCGTCGCCCGATGCCGCACACGGAAACGTAGACCCGGCGCTGGTCGACCACCTCGAGTTCTATCTTCTCAACTACTTCAAGCCTGGACACGGCGAGCAAACGTCGCAAGTCCGCGAGGGACGGCGCATCTTTAACGACATCGGCTGCGCCCAGTGTCACGTCGCCAACCTGACCATCAATCACGACCGTCGCGTCGCGGACCTGGAGACGGTGTACGACCCCACCCGCGGCAACTTTAACAGCTTGTTCGCGACCGCAACGCCGCTGATCAAAGTCACCGACGACGGTTCCGGCCAGCCAACGTTGAAGCAGCCCGCGGGCGGATCGTTCGTGGTGAAGGACCTCTTCACCGACTTTAAGCGCCACGATCTCGGCCCGATGTTCTACGAACGCAACTGGGACGGCACGATGCAGAAGACGTTCATGACGCGTCCGCTGTGGGGCGTGGGAAGCACTGCGCCGTACGGACACGATGGGCGCAGCATAACCCTGGACGACGTGATCCTGCGGCATGGTGGGGAGTCGCAACACTCGCGAAACGCGTACGCCCGCCTGCGCCGCGAAGACTCCCAGGCGATCCAGGCCTTCCTGAACTCGCTGGTGCTCTTCCCGCCGGACGATACCGCCTCAACCCTCGATCCTGGCGATCGCACCAACCCGAACTTCCCGCAAGTTGGCCACGGCAGCATTAAGCTGACGGTGCTGTTCAACGATCCGGGAGATCCAGAATAG
- a CDS encoding tetratricopeptide repeat protein, with product MELPSNEAKVVAFGLFKADLNARSLTKGGASVRLQDQPFEVLGLLLERPGEIVSREEIRQRLWSSDTFVEFDDGLNTAIKKLRTALGDSALNPRFVETVPRRGYRFIAPVSVLSPVATPEPESQTEDVVIASRERSQITITQPHHPVFWSTVALGLAISFLAGGWYYRSRSGSDSVVSAAPIRMRPAVAVLGFHDLTGRRDTAWLSTAIAQMLCTELGAGEQLRMVSGEQVARARKEVAWDREDTLEKASLTKLRSRLGSDYVVIGAYTVVDSPAGPQIRLDVRLQDARAGETLLEESDTGNQSELFALVSHTGQRLRDRLGIDRANGDHDAQIRASLPKNVEAARLYSEGVAQLRDGNAVQARDLLTKAIAIEPEHALSHAALAEAWTMLGYDSRASQEVQLAFNLSQDLSRETKLSIEGRYRALAHDYPKAIEIYRKLRDLYPDNIDYALVLARVQNKGGLPKDALLTIATMRQIPGTASHDPRIDLAEASAAETLSDFQRSLQAASVAAVKAESEGRTQVVLEARAKQIWDYDRLGDFDKAMAAAKSSVELAKASGNEREMATMQHTMGHLEYDQGDLPGAVRDYEAALREFRKLGALWDTASCAHNLGVVYQDQGLTQQARTYMEEALRIQREINDERGVASDLDDLSNILLSTGDLDAALRMKQEALQIFQKLGNRMGESITLGNLAEVYLAKGDLAAAKDSYDHSYALKQQIGYKRGYGYSLSGIANILILQDKLAEAQTTANQALAARQEQKDESNIQLSRAQLAEIALEQGQNDVSVSLAGETTKYFDKQHAPASSTYSYAVLARGLAQQGKSGEALTNAQRSLTISKQTGDLITNFGSQLALAESQAAAGQKPAAVHTLQALQSRAHAAGVVRYELEARLRLAELQGDGASAQRQLDEVHRDAAARGFLLIARKAAGSRAQIAAVAHVPDIPSARH from the coding sequence ATGGAACTTCCCTCCAATGAAGCCAAAGTCGTCGCCTTTGGCCTCTTCAAAGCTGACCTCAACGCCCGTTCCCTGACCAAGGGAGGCGCCTCCGTGCGTCTGCAGGACCAACCTTTCGAGGTGCTGGGTCTTCTCCTGGAGCGTCCCGGGGAAATCGTCAGCCGGGAGGAGATCCGCCAGCGGCTTTGGTCGTCGGATACGTTCGTCGAGTTCGACGATGGTTTGAATACAGCTATAAAGAAGTTGCGCACCGCCCTGGGAGACAGCGCCCTCAACCCGCGCTTTGTCGAAACCGTTCCCCGGCGGGGATATAGGTTTATCGCCCCAGTGTCGGTTCTGTCGCCGGTGGCCACGCCCGAACCTGAGTCGCAAACTGAGGATGTGGTCATCGCCTCCCGGGAGCGCTCGCAAATCACCATTACCCAGCCGCATCATCCGGTTTTCTGGAGCACCGTCGCGCTGGGGCTGGCGATCTCGTTCCTCGCCGGCGGGTGGTACTACCGCTCCCGCTCCGGATCAGACTCGGTGGTAAGCGCTGCGCCGATCCGCATGCGTCCGGCGGTGGCTGTTCTTGGCTTCCATGATTTGACCGGCCGACGAGATACTGCGTGGCTTTCCACCGCCATCGCCCAGATGCTTTGCACCGAACTCGGCGCTGGCGAGCAGTTGCGCATGGTTTCCGGCGAGCAAGTCGCGCGCGCTCGCAAGGAAGTGGCGTGGGACCGCGAAGATACGCTGGAAAAGGCGTCACTTACCAAGCTGCGGTCGAGATTGGGGTCGGATTACGTCGTAATTGGCGCGTATACCGTGGTGGATTCGCCGGCCGGTCCACAAATCCGACTGGATGTGCGCCTTCAGGACGCCCGCGCCGGTGAAACGCTTCTGGAAGAATCCGATACCGGCAACCAGTCCGAGCTATTTGCGTTGGTTTCGCATACCGGTCAGCGTCTGCGCGACCGGCTTGGCATTGACCGCGCCAACGGCGATCACGACGCCCAGATTCGCGCCTCTCTGCCGAAGAACGTTGAGGCCGCACGCCTCTACTCCGAGGGTGTCGCGCAATTGCGCGATGGCAACGCCGTCCAAGCCCGCGATTTGTTGACGAAAGCCATCGCCATCGAGCCAGAGCACGCACTTTCGCACGCTGCGCTCGCCGAGGCCTGGACGATGCTCGGTTATGACTCGCGCGCCAGCCAGGAAGTCCAACTCGCGTTCAATCTCTCGCAGGACCTTTCGCGCGAGACCAAGCTCTCCATCGAAGGCCGCTACCGCGCATTGGCCCACGACTATCCCAAGGCAATTGAGATTTATCGCAAGCTGCGCGACCTCTATCCCGATAACATTGATTACGCGCTGGTTCTCGCGCGGGTGCAGAACAAGGGTGGGTTGCCGAAAGACGCGCTCCTGACCATCGCGACGATGCGGCAGATTCCCGGGACGGCCAGCCATGACCCGCGCATAGATCTCGCCGAGGCGTCGGCTGCCGAGACGCTCAGCGACTTCCAGCGGAGCCTGCAGGCGGCCTCCGTCGCCGCGGTTAAGGCTGAATCCGAGGGACGCACGCAAGTCGTGTTGGAGGCCCGCGCCAAGCAGATCTGGGATTACGATCGCCTCGGCGATTTCGATAAAGCGATGGCCGCCGCCAAGAGCAGCGTGGAACTAGCCAAGGCCAGTGGCAACGAACGCGAAATGGCCACCATGCAACACACCATGGGTCATCTGGAATACGACCAGGGTGATCTGCCGGGAGCCGTACGCGATTACGAGGCCGCACTTCGCGAGTTCCGCAAACTTGGGGCGCTGTGGGACACCGCCTCCTGCGCCCACAATCTCGGCGTCGTCTACCAGGACCAGGGACTGACTCAACAGGCGCGCACCTATATGGAAGAGGCCCTGCGCATTCAGCGTGAGATCAACGATGAACGCGGCGTCGCCTCCGATCTCGACGATCTCAGCAACATCCTGCTCAGCACCGGAGACCTCGACGCAGCCCTGCGCATGAAGCAGGAGGCGCTGCAAATCTTCCAGAAGCTCGGCAACCGCATGGGCGAATCAATTACCCTCGGCAATCTTGCCGAGGTGTACCTCGCGAAAGGCGATCTCGCCGCCGCCAAGGACAGCTACGACCATTCCTACGCGCTTAAACAGCAGATCGGTTACAAGCGCGGCTATGGATACAGTCTCTCCGGCATCGCCAACATCCTTATATTGCAGGACAAACTGGCCGAGGCGCAGACCACCGCCAACCAGGCATTGGCGGCGCGCCAGGAACAGAAAGATGAGAGCAACATCCAGCTGAGCCGCGCGCAACTCGCGGAGATCGCCCTTGAACAGGGCCAGAACGATGTCTCGGTTTCGCTCGCAGGCGAGACGACGAAATACTTCGACAAGCAGCATGCCCCCGCCAGTTCGACCTACAGCTACGCGGTCCTCGCGCGCGGATTAGCGCAGCAAGGCAAATCCGGCGAAGCGCTAACCAACGCCCAACGTTCACTCACGATCTCGAAACAAACCGGGGACCTGATCACTAACTTCGGCTCGCAACTCGCGCTGGCAGAATCGCAAGCTGCCGCCGGACAGAAGCCCGCCGCCGTGCACACGCTGCAAGCGTTGCAATCCCGCGCACACGCCGCCGGTGTCGTTCGGTATGAACTCGAAGCCCGGTTACGCTTAGCCGAACTACAGGGGGACGGCGCCTCTGCGCAGCGTCAACTTGATGAAGTACACCGCGACGCCGCGGCACGCGGATTCCTGCTGATCGCGAGGAAGGCGGCGGGAAGTCGGGCGCAAATCGCGGCAGTTGCGCACGTACCGGATATCCCGTCTGCGCGACATTAG
- the rpsT gene encoding 30S ribosomal protein S20 — protein sequence MANHYSALKRARQTETRTARNRANTSRMRTQLRALRTAIAGGDAAQVKTEFSGTVSLLDKAVQKGVLHKNTASRYKARLSARVKAKTSK from the coding sequence ATGGCAAATCATTATTCGGCGCTCAAGCGCGCACGTCAGACTGAAACCCGCACCGCGCGCAATCGCGCCAATACCTCCCGCATGCGCACCCAGCTTCGCGCGCTGCGCACCGCCATCGCCGGCGGCGATGCCGCACAGGTTAAGACCGAGTTCAGCGGCACCGTGTCCCTGCTCGACAAGGCCGTCCAAAAGGGCGTGCTCCACAAGAACACTGCCAGCCGCTATAAGGCGCGCCTCAGCGCACGCGTCAAGGCGAAGACCTCCAAGTAG